The proteins below are encoded in one region of Limnochorda pilosa:
- the rpmF gene encoding 50S ribosomal protein L32, with product MANPKRRHSKARSRTRRTTWAQAAAVAPELVECPRCHELKPSHRVCPNCGWYNGRQVVAVGEEE from the coding sequence ATGGCCAACCCAAAGCGCCGCCACTCCAAGGCCCGCTCACGCACCCGCCGGACGACCTGGGCGCAGGCAGCGGCGGTGGCACCCGAGCTGGTCGAGTGCCCCCGGTGCCACGAGCTGAAGCCCTCGCACCGGGTCTGCCCCAACTGCGGGTGGTACAACGGCCGCCAGGTGGTCGCCGTGGGCGAGGAGGAGTAA
- the fapR gene encoding transcription factor FapR: protein MTREERRRRLVRMVKEEPFVSDRELARRLAVSVQTIRLDRAELGIPQLRERTRELARAAYGRLRSVVADEVVGELLEMELGRRALSVMETTERMALSGSGVVRGHHLFAQANSLAVSVIDAYQALTGRAGLRFLKPVGVGERVVAVARVVQSRQDRFWVEVESRVRGELVFQGRFIVVAGGSRPAPRTRSRRSRSHLRPEVTS from the coding sequence GTGACGCGCGAAGAGCGACGCAGGCGGCTGGTCCGCATGGTGAAGGAGGAGCCCTTCGTCTCCGACCGGGAGCTGGCGCGGCGCCTTGCGGTCTCCGTTCAGACCATCCGGCTGGACCGGGCGGAGCTGGGCATCCCGCAGCTCAGGGAGCGAACGCGGGAGCTGGCCCGGGCGGCGTATGGGCGGCTGCGGTCGGTGGTGGCCGACGAGGTGGTGGGCGAGCTGCTCGAGATGGAGCTGGGTCGCCGGGCCCTGTCGGTGATGGAGACCACCGAGCGGATGGCCCTCAGCGGGTCCGGGGTGGTCCGCGGGCATCACCTGTTCGCGCAGGCCAACTCGCTGGCCGTCTCGGTGATCGATGCCTACCAGGCCCTCACGGGCCGGGCGGGGCTGCGGTTCTTGAAACCGGTGGGGGTGGGGGAGAGGGTGGTGGCCGTGGCACGGGTGGTGCAGAGCCGCCAGGATCGTTTCTGGGTGGAGGTGGAAAGCCGGGTACGGGGCGAGCTGGTCTTCCAGGGCCGCTTCATCGTGGTGGCGGGGGGGAGCCGGCCGGCACCGCGCACCCGCAGCCGGCGGTCGCGCTCGCACCTCCGTCCGGAGGTGACCTCATGA
- the plsX gene encoding phosphate acyltransferase PlsX: MNRVAVDAMSGDLGPEVAVAGALEAARRGWAEVVMVGRPEVLDPLLDGEASNLPLSVEPAAEIIGMDEHPVSAVRAKREASVVVACRLVKEGRADAAVSPGNTGATLAAALLVLGRLPGVERPALPALLPTGERPSLILDVGANVDVRPPHLLDFARMGSLYMERVVGVENPRVGLLNIGEEETKGNRLVQEAFPLLREAPGLTFVGGVEPGALLRGEADVAVADGFVGNVAIKLLEGLAEVLFGRLKQALRQGLRAQVGAALVAPRLRAVARQLDYAEYGGVPLLGARAPVLVAHGRSNARAIASAVRAAASVAGSGLWHALAERFEEREG; the protein is encoded by the coding sequence ATGAACCGGGTGGCGGTGGACGCAATGAGCGGTGACCTGGGCCCCGAGGTGGCCGTCGCGGGCGCCCTGGAGGCGGCGCGCCGCGGGTGGGCCGAGGTGGTGATGGTGGGCCGCCCGGAGGTCCTCGACCCGCTCCTGGACGGGGAGGCCTCCAACCTCCCGCTGAGCGTGGAACCGGCTGCGGAGATCATCGGCATGGACGAGCACCCGGTGAGCGCGGTCCGCGCCAAGCGCGAGGCGAGCGTGGTGGTCGCCTGCCGCCTGGTGAAGGAAGGCCGGGCCGACGCCGCGGTGAGCCCGGGGAACACCGGTGCCACCCTGGCCGCAGCCCTCCTGGTGCTGGGACGGTTGCCCGGGGTGGAGCGGCCGGCCCTGCCGGCCCTGCTGCCCACCGGCGAGCGGCCTTCGCTCATCCTCGACGTGGGGGCCAACGTGGACGTGCGGCCCCCGCACCTCCTGGACTTCGCCCGGATGGGAAGCTTGTACATGGAGCGGGTGGTGGGCGTTGAGAACCCCAGGGTCGGGCTCCTCAACATCGGCGAGGAGGAGACCAAGGGGAACCGACTGGTGCAGGAGGCCTTCCCGCTCCTGCGGGAGGCCCCGGGCCTGACCTTCGTGGGTGGCGTGGAGCCCGGAGCGCTGCTGCGGGGAGAGGCGGACGTGGCCGTGGCCGACGGTTTCGTGGGCAACGTGGCCATCAAGCTCCTGGAGGGCCTGGCCGAGGTCCTCTTCGGCCGGCTCAAGCAGGCGCTCCGCCAGGGCTTGCGGGCCCAGGTGGGGGCCGCGCTGGTGGCCCCCCGCCTCCGGGCCGTGGCCCGGCAGCTCGACTACGCAGAGTACGGCGGGGTCCCGCTCCTGGGGGCGCGGGCTCCGGTGCTGGTGGCGCACGGGCGGTCCAACGCTCGGGCCATCGCGAGCGCGGTGCGGGCGGCCGCCTCCGTGGCCGGAAGCGGGCTCTGGCACGCCCTGGCCGAACGTTTCGAGGAAAGGGAAGGGTGA